The DNA region AGAAGGCCGAGGAGACAACAGACACCTTGGCCGGGCCGCCGGTATAGCGGCCTGCCATGATCATCGCATTGTCGACAAAGAACTGCCCCAGCCCCATCCGCTGCGCCACCACACCGAACAGCACAAAGTGGAACACCACGGTGGACACCACCCACAGTGTGACGCCGAATATGCCTTCGGACGGGAAGTACATGTTGTTGACGAACTGCTGCCAGTTGACGCCCGGATGCTTGAGGATTTGCGCGGGCATATAGGGGCCGAACAGCGCATAGATCATGAACACCAGGATGATCAGCGGCAGCACAAATCCGATGGTGCGGCGCGCGATCTCCAGCACCGTCAGGATCAGCACCGAGCCGAAGAACACATCCAGGCTGGAGGGATTGCCCTGCCGCAACGCCTGTTCGGCGATGTCGAAACCGAACATGTCAAAGCCGCGCCAGCTGACCCAGAGGAACAGCGCCGCCGCCATGCTGAGCCCGGTCAGCGCCCAGTCATAAAGCGGCACATTGCCGGGGCGCAGCGGATTGGGTCCGCGCCACTCCAGGCTGCGGGATGATTTGATCAGCGGAAAGCCCACAAAGATGAACAGGAACAGGCCCGCCAGGTGAATACCCATATGCACATGGTCCACCGGGGTGCCGAAACCGGCCGTCCACAGATGATAAAGGGCAAAGACAATGCTGGCCCAGTAGATGACGCCAGTCAGCCTGGGTCCGTTGTCGCGCGTGTTCAGAGCGGAGTCATACTGCTTCTCCAGCTCCTCTAGCGCCTTATTGTCGAGATGGGTGTCCATGGACATCGGGGTCTCCTGTCCGGGGGCCGTGCCGGCGCGCGCCGTTCACCCGCATTGCAGGCAGGGGCGCCGGTAAACAAAAACGGCAGCAAGGCGCACCCTGCTGCCGCAGTTCAGGGGAGGTTTACTTGAGCATGCCGATTTCGCGGTAGAAGCGTTCAGCCCCCGGGTGCAGCGGCACACCGATGCCCTCAACGCCGTCCAGCGCGGTTTCCAGGGTGATTGCCTTGCCCTTGGGGTGGCCGTTGTCCAGCAGCTTGCGGGCGGTATCGGACCACATCGCCTTGGTGATCTGATAGATCAGCTCTTCGTCCATGTTGGCATTTGTGACCAGCATGCCGGAGACCGCCACGGTGTTCACGTCATAGCCCACCCCCGGGTAGGTGCCCGCGGGAATGGTCGAGGGGATGTAGTAGGGCACCGTGGTATTGGCCATCTTGACCTCTTCCGCTGACCAGTTGTGCAGTTCCATGCCCTTGGTGTTGTCAAGCTGGATCATCGCCGCGACAGGCGTGCCTGCAGCATAGAAATAGGCGTCCAGCTGGCCGTCGGCGATACGCTCGGCGGACTGGGCGTTGTTCAGCTCCGCCTCGTCGATGTTGTCGCGGTTGACGCCGTGGTCATTCAGGATCAGCTCCACCGCGATCTGGGTGCCGGACCCCGCCTGGGCGATGCCGACGCGCTTGCCCTTCAGATCGGCAAGCCCGCCCAGCGAATGCCCCTTGGGCAGCACCAGGTGCAGGTCTTCCGGGAACAGGTTGGCAATCACCCGCAGGTCGGGCTTGGCATTGCCTTCAAACTTGCCCTTGCCGTGATAGGCGAAATGCAGGGTGGCGGCACCCGACAGGCCGGCTTCCATCTGGCCGGCCTGGATGGCATTCACGTTGTGCGCGGAGGCGTTGGTCGACTGCGCCATCGCCACCAGGCCGGGCACGCCGCAGTTGCCGCCCTCGTCACAGGCACGCGAGCCGGGCGGGTTGGAAATGGCGTTGGCGATGATGCCGCCAATCGGGAAATAGGTGCCGCCCGCACCGCCGGTGCCGATGCGGAAAAACGTCATGTCCTGCGCCGCTGCGGCGCAGGTCAGCATGGTGCAGGCCAATGCGGCCCCGGTCAGTTTCTTGAAAAAACCCATAGCATCCTCCCTGGAGTGTTGGCCGCGTCTCTTTCCGCGCAGCATCCAACTATGATCTTTGCATCATGGGTAAGCTAAGTCATAAATTCAAATTTAAAATTATACTGTATGTATAGATCATTTTTATGAAACCTTCACGCTAGGAGGCAGGCCATGAACTCTCACCAGCTTGCGGTATTCCGCGAAGTCATGAAAAGCGGCTCCGTCAGCCAGGCGGCCCGCAACCTGCACCGGACCCAGCCGGCCGTCAGCGCTGCCATCAAGACGCTTGAGGAAGAGCTTGGCCTGACCCTGTTTCTGCGCGAAGGCCGCCGTCTGGTACCGGTGCCGGAGGCGCAGTACCTGATGGAGGAAGCAACCGAGATCCTGTCGCGGATGGAGACCGCCCAGCAGAATCTGGCAAACATGCGCGACCGGGTGCAGGGCTCGATCCGGATCGTGGCGATGCCGGGGCCGTCGACCTTTCTGCTGCCGGATTTCATCAGCCGCTTCGTGGCAGGCAAGCCTGAGCTGCGGGTGACGCTGGCGACGCGCTCTTCACCGCAGGTGCGCAGCCTGGTGGCAGCCGGCAGTTTCGATGTCGGTTTCTGCGACATGACCCGGTTCCGCAGCGACCGCAAGCTGTATACGGCAGAGGAGCTGCCCAGCAACTGTCTCTGCGCGGTACCCGCGAGCCATCCGCTGGCCGGCCGCGCGGTGATCACCGCCACGGATCTGACCGGGCAGCCGATGGGGGCGCTGCAGCCGGACCACAACACCTATCAGGCCACATCGCAGGCCTTTCTGGCTGCCGGCGCCGAATTCAACCTGCGTTATGATGCGCAGTATTTCCTGCCGCTGTTCCACTTCATCGCCGCCGGGCAGGCCTGTGCCGTTGTCGACGTGCTGAGCGCCGAAAGCTACCGGCGCAGCAACGCAGGAGAGGAGCGGATCCGGTTTCTGCCGTTCGAGCCTGCGATTCCCTTTGGCTATTCGATCCTCACCCCCAGCGAGCGTCCGCTGTCGCAGCTCGCCGCCAGTTTCGCCGAAGCCTGGCGGGGATACGTGGCAGATATGCTGACGCCGGAACCTGATTAGATGCTGTTTTAAAACGTAAATTTTGCGCAGCAAGAACTTCACGCCGGCAGCCGCTGAGTGAAACGGAAGCCCGCCGGCATTTTGCCTTCACATTGATCTACATTATTGTATACAGTTTGGAGTGCAAAAACCCGGGCTCTCCCCGGGGCAGGTTCCATGCAGGCTTTGGGAGGTTCCGATGAAGAACACGATGAATGGCGCAGAGGCGATGGTGCGCGCGCTTGAGGCGCACGGTGTCACCCATATCTTCGGCCTCTGCGGTGATACCACGCTGCCCTTTTATGATGCCATGAACCGGCTGGAGCATGGCATCACCCATGTCCTCACCCGTGACGAGCGCAGCGCCGCCTATATGGCCGATGGCTTCTCCCGCGTGACCGGGCGGGTGGGAGTCTGCGAGGGGCCGTCCGGCGGCGGTGCGACATATATCCTGCCGGGGCTGATCGAGGCCAATGAGAGCTCCTATGCGGTGCTGGCGATCACCACCGACATTTCCGTGGGGTCTTACGGGAAATATCCGCTGACCGAGGTCAATCAGGAGGTCCTGATGGGGCCGTTGACCAAGTTCAATACGGTGATCAAGCGCGCCGACCACATCCCGCGCATGGTGCGCCAGGCATTCCGGGCGATGACCACCGGCCGCTCCGGCTCGGCGCATCTGGGGCTGCCCTATGACATCCAGTATGATGATGTTCCTGCCGGTGACATCTGGGGCGATCCCAAGCATCAAAGCTACCCGTCCTACCGCGCCGCACCGGAACCGGGCGCTGCGGAGGCCGCGGTTGAGGCCATCCTCACTGCCAAATCGCCGCTGATCGTCTGCGGCGGCGGCGTGGTGATTTCCGGCGCGATGGAGGAGCTGGGCAGGCTTGCCTCCCGCCTTGACATCGCTGTGGGCACGTCGATCTCCGGCAAGGGATCGCTGGCCGATACCCATCCTCAGTCGCTGGGTGTTGTCGGCTCCAACGGCGGCACGGATGAGACCTGGGAAATGATGGAGGGCGCCGATCTGGTCATCTTCATGGGCTGCCGGGCAGGGTCCACCACCACCTCGCGCTGGGAAGCGCCAAAGCCCGGCCAGCGCATCGTGCATTTCGACAATGATCCAATGGTGATCGGCGCCAACTACCCGACAGAGGTTGGCGTGGTGGCCGATCTGAAGCTCAGCTTGCAGGCGGTGAACGCCTATCTGGAGGGGCGCGAGGGCGATTTGCCGGCCTTTGGCGCTGCTGCGAAAATCGCGGACATCAAGCGGCGCAAGTTCGCCAAGTTCGAGGAGCTGGTACACAGCCAAACCGATCAGGTGCTGCCGGAGCAGATCATCCACACCCTCAATCAAAACTTGCCGGAAGACGCCATCGTGGTCTCCGACCCCGGCACCAGCTGCCCCTACTACAACGCCTATTCGCAGCAGAAACACCCGGGCCGCCAGTACATCACCAACCGCGCCCATGGCGCCTTGGGCTACGCGCTGTCGGCATCGCTGGGCGCCTGGTTCGGACGGCCCGGCGCCAAGGTGGTGGGGATGATGGGCGACGGCTCCTTCAACTTCACCTGCGGCGAGCTGGAAACCGTGGTGCGCTGCAACGCACCCATTACCTATGTGGTGTTCTCCAATGCCAACTTCGGCTGGATCAAGGCCAGCCAGCGCGACGACTGCGGCAAGCGCTATTACAATGTGGACTTCAACCGCACCAACCACGCGGCAGTGGCAGAGGCGTTCGGGGTCAAGACCTGGCGGGTGGAACGCCCGGAAGACCTGGATCAGGCGATCAAGGAGGCCTTTGCCCACGAGGGCCCGACCCTGATCGATGTGGTCTGCCAGGCGCTGGAGGACTCCGCCGCCCCGGTCCGGCGCTGGATGGGGTGAGCCGCCAGGAAAACGGACCGAGCTGAAGGCCGGGAACGTAGTGTTTCCGGACTTGTCTCCCTTGCTTGGCGCCCGCTATGAATTTGCGAAACCCGCAGTCAGAAAAGGCGCCAGCAAATGGATACTCCCACCGCTCCCAAATCCGGCGCCATGCTGCACTTGCGCGGCAACACACTTACTGAGGGCGAGCCGGTGGCGCTGCCGCTGACGCAAAGCTCGATGTACCACCTGCCGGGTGATTGGACCGGCGGCCCCAGCTATGGCCGGGCCGACAATGCCACATGGGAGCATCTGGAGCATGTGCTGGGATATCTGGAGGACGCGCCTGCGCTGGCTTATCCTTCGGGCATGGCGGCGATCTCGGCAGCGCTGTTTGCCACCGTCAAAGCAGGGTCAAAGCTGCTGATCCCCTCGGATGGCTACTACGTCACCCGGCGCCTGAGCGAGCGGTTTTTGCAGCAGCTCGGCGTCGAGGTGCAGCAGCGCCCCACCACCGCATTTGCCGAGGGAGGCTTCGATGGCTTTGACGTTGTTTTTGCGGAAACGCCATCGAACCCCGGCCTCGACCTTTGCGACCTGCGCGCAATTGCTGAGGCGGTGCACGCGGCAGGCGGGCTGCTGATCGTCGACAACACCACCATGACCCCGCTGGGTCAGCGTCCGCTGGAGCTGGGCGCGGATGTGGTTGTTGCCTCAGACACCAAGGCGCCGGGCGGGCATTCGGATGTGCTGATGGGGCATCTGGCGACCCGCAATGCGGATGTGCTGCAGGCCGCGCGCGAGTGGCGCCAGTTCGGCGGCGGCATCCCCGGCCCGCAGGAGGCCTGGCTGGCGCACCGGGGACTGGAGACGCTGGAGGTGCGCTTTGAAAGGATGTGCAGCACTGCGGAGGTGCTGGCCGAACGGCTCGCCGCGCATCCGCTGGTGCAGGCGATCCGCTTTCCGGGGCTGAAGTCCGACTCCTCGCACGCGCTGGCGAAACAGCAGATGGCGCGGTTTGGCTTTCTGATTTCCATCACTCTGGACAGCGCGGAACAAGCGGATGCCTTCATCAACGGATGCCCGCTGATCCGCTCCGCAACGTCGTTCGGCGGTGTGCATACCTCAGCTGAGCGCCGTGCCCGCTGGGGCGATGCAGTGGCGCCGGGGTTTATCCGCATTTCGGTTGGCACCGAACCGGCAGAAGAATTGTGGAGCGCAATGGCGGCTTCGCTGGACGCATTGCAGACGTAAAGGGCAGTGTTTTCCACGTCTGTCCCCGCGGGGACCGGCGGGGAAAACCCTCTCAGGTCAGCGACTGGTACAGCGCCAGGAGCCAGTTGCAAAAGGTCTTGACCTCCTCCCGCTGGCCCGCGCGGTCATTGATCACGATGTAATGCGAGCGCCGTTTCGGCAGCTTGAATGCGGTCGGGACAACCACCAGCCCCTGCTCGATGTATTGCCGGGCAAAGCTTTCCAGCACCATTGTCACCCCGTGGCCTGCCGCGACGGTTTGCAGTGCCAGCAGGGATGAATCCGCCTTGAGCCAGTCGGCGGGTGTCTGCAGGTTCAGCCCGTGCAGCTCTGACAGGCGGCCCCAGTCGGTTTCGGACCCGAAGATTTGCACCACATCTGACCCGGCCAGATCATGGATCGAAGGGCTGCCGCCCAGATCGTGCAGGTAGCCAGGGCTGCAGACGGGCACAGCGTTTTCGTGACCCAGATGCAGGACCTCGCTTTCCTGCCAGTCGCCGCCATAGCGGATGTCGATGTCCAGACCCTCCTCGTCAAACCGGTTGGCCCAGATGGAGGTGGTCAGCTCTACCAGAATATCCGGGTGTGCCGCCTGAAAGCGGCCAAGCTGGGGCGCGATGACCAAGGCTGCGCAGGAAATCGAGGCCCGCACCCGGACCACCCGCTTGCGCTTCTTGCCGAACAGGCCGGCGGTGGCCTGCTGCATGTCGATGAAGGATTTGCGGATCGGCTGGGCATAGGCCTGACCGGTGTCGGTGAGCGCCACCCCGCGGGGCAGCCGTCTGAACAGCTGGGTGTTCAGGTGTTTTTCCAAGAGCCGGATCTGCTGGCTGATGGCGGCAGGGGTCAGGCCCAGCTCCTCCGCCGCGGCAGAGAAACTATTCAGCCGCGCGGCGGCTTCAAAGGCCTTGAGCCAGGTGACATGCGGCAGATCGGTCATGGCATAGCTTTAAGCACAGTTTAGCCATAGGGGCAAAACACATTGTTTGATTTACGCCTTTTGCACTGCGCAAACTGAGGGGAAACCAACGGACCCGGGCGTGCCATGGCGCAGACATTCGACTTCATCATCGTGGGGGCCGGCTCAGCCGGCTGCGTGCTGGCCGACCGGCTGACCGCCAATGGCCGATACAAGGTGCTGCTGATCGAGGCCGGCGGCAGCGACCGGCGGTTCTGGATCAAGATCCCGGTGGGTTATGGCTTCACCTTCTCGGACCCCAAGGTGAACTGGCGCTACTCCGCCGCGGCGGACCCGGGGCTGAACGGGCGCGCCGCCTATTGGCCGCGGGGCAAGGTGCTGGGCGGCTCCAGCTCCATCAACGCGATGGCCTATGTGCGCGGGCTGCCGCATGATTTCGACGATTGGGAGGCTGCAGGCGCAACCGGCTGGGGCTGGGACAACGTGCGCCGCAGCTATGAAGCGCTGGAGACCAACGACGAATGGCATGAGGGCCGCCGCAGGTTGCGCGGCAAGGGTCCTGTACGGGTCACCGATCTCAGCGAGCGGATGCATCCCTTTGCCAGGAACTTTCTGGCGGCAGGGCAGGACATGGGCTGGCCGTTCCTGCCGGACATGAATGCCGCGGCAGAGGAAGGCGCCAACACGCTGCGCGGCGAGGGCATGGGCTATGTCCGCAGCACGGTGAAGGACGGGCGGCGCTGGTCCTCGGCGGATGCGTTCCTGCGGCCCGCGATGAGGCGCACCAACCTGACGGTGATCAGCGGTGCGCTGGTGGAGAAAGTGCTGACCAGCGGCGGGCACGCCACCGGCGTGGCCTTCCGGGTGAAGGGCCAGCCGCAAACCGCCATGGCGGCGCGCGAAGTGATCCTGAGCGCCGGCGCAGTGAACTCTCCGCAGCTCTTGCAGCTTTCCGGCATCGGCCCGGCGGCGCTGCTGCAGCGGCACGGGATCGAGGTTGCCCATGATCTGCCGCAGGTGGGGCAGGGGCTTCAGGACCATCTGGCAGTCTCGCATTTCTACTGGGCCAACACCGCGACGCTGAACGACCGGCTGGGCAGTTTTGCCAAGCAGATGAAGGCCGGGCTGCAGTATGTGCTGACCCGCAAGGGGCCGCTGAGCGTGCCGGTCAATCAGTGCAGCGGCTTTGTCCGCACCGCGGGCGCGGCGCTGCCGGATGTACAGGTCTACTGCAACCCGGCGTCATACTCGACGCAGGCAAACGGAAAGCCGCAGATCGACAAGGACAACGGCTTCCTGCTGTGCGTGCAGCCGAGCCGCCCGGTCAGCCGCGGGCAGATCACTATCCAATCTGCCGACCCAGGCCAGGCACCGCTGATCGAGCCGAACTCGCTGTCGGCAGAGGAAGACAAGGCAACCGCCATCCGCGCCAGCCATCTGCTGCAGGCGCTGGCCGCCACCCCCGCGATGAAACGGGTCACGCGGGAGCGGCGGGTGCCGGATATCGCCGGGATGGATGATGCTGCGCTGCTGGAAAACTTCCGCGAACGCGCGGGCAGCGTGTTTCATGCCTCCTGCACCTGCCGGATGGGGCATACTGCGGCTGACTCGGTGCTGGATGCGCGGCTGAGGGTGCACGGGATGGCGGGATTGAGGGTGATCGATGCCTCGTCGTTCCCGAATGTGACCTCCGGCAATACCAACGCGCCGACGATGATGCTGGCCGCACGTGGTGCGGAAATGGTTTTGGAAGACAACGAAAACAGGCCCTTGGCGGCTGAATGACAGGGAAATTCAGATGAAGCTCGACACCATCGAAACCTTTGTGTTCGGCAACCCGCCGCCGCGTCACGGCGG from Leisingera sp. S132 includes:
- a CDS encoding TAXI family TRAP transporter solute-binding subunit; this translates as MGFFKKLTGAALACTMLTCAAAAQDMTFFRIGTGGAGGTYFPIGGIIANAISNPPGSRACDEGGNCGVPGLVAMAQSTNASAHNVNAIQAGQMEAGLSGAATLHFAYHGKGKFEGNAKPDLRVIANLFPEDLHLVLPKGHSLGGLADLKGKRVGIAQAGSGTQIAVELILNDHGVNRDNIDEAELNNAQSAERIADGQLDAYFYAAGTPVAAMIQLDNTKGMELHNWSAEEVKMANTTVPYYIPSTIPAGTYPGVGYDVNTVAVSGMLVTNANMDEELIYQITKAMWSDTARKLLDNGHPKGKAITLETALDGVEGIGVPLHPGAERFYREIGMLK
- a CDS encoding cystathionine gamma-lyase — protein: MDTPTAPKSGAMLHLRGNTLTEGEPVALPLTQSSMYHLPGDWTGGPSYGRADNATWEHLEHVLGYLEDAPALAYPSGMAAISAALFATVKAGSKLLIPSDGYYVTRRLSERFLQQLGVEVQQRPTTAFAEGGFDGFDVVFAETPSNPGLDLCDLRAIAEAVHAAGGLLIVDNTTMTPLGQRPLELGADVVVASDTKAPGGHSDVLMGHLATRNADVLQAAREWRQFGGGIPGPQEAWLAHRGLETLEVRFERMCSTAEVLAERLAAHPLVQAIRFPGLKSDSSHALAKQQMARFGFLISITLDSAEQADAFINGCPLIRSATSFGGVHTSAERRARWGDAVAPGFIRISVGTEPAEELWSAMAASLDALQT
- a CDS encoding LysR family transcriptional regulator, giving the protein MNSHQLAVFREVMKSGSVSQAARNLHRTQPAVSAAIKTLEEELGLTLFLREGRRLVPVPEAQYLMEEATEILSRMETAQQNLANMRDRVQGSIRIVAMPGPSTFLLPDFISRFVAGKPELRVTLATRSSPQVRSLVAAGSFDVGFCDMTRFRSDRKLYTAEELPSNCLCAVPASHPLAGRAVITATDLTGQPMGALQPDHNTYQATSQAFLAAGAEFNLRYDAQYFLPLFHFIAAGQACAVVDVLSAESYRRSNAGEERIRFLPFEPAIPFGYSILTPSERPLSQLAASFAEAWRGYVADMLTPEPD
- a CDS encoding GMC family oxidoreductase, with amino-acid sequence MAQTFDFIIVGAGSAGCVLADRLTANGRYKVLLIEAGGSDRRFWIKIPVGYGFTFSDPKVNWRYSAAADPGLNGRAAYWPRGKVLGGSSSINAMAYVRGLPHDFDDWEAAGATGWGWDNVRRSYEALETNDEWHEGRRRLRGKGPVRVTDLSERMHPFARNFLAAGQDMGWPFLPDMNAAAEEGANTLRGEGMGYVRSTVKDGRRWSSADAFLRPAMRRTNLTVISGALVEKVLTSGGHATGVAFRVKGQPQTAMAAREVILSAGAVNSPQLLQLSGIGPAALLQRHGIEVAHDLPQVGQGLQDHLAVSHFYWANTATLNDRLGSFAKQMKAGLQYVLTRKGPLSVPVNQCSGFVRTAGAALPDVQVYCNPASYSTQANGKPQIDKDNGFLLCVQPSRPVSRGQITIQSADPGQAPLIEPNSLSAEEDKATAIRASHLLQALAATPAMKRVTRERRVPDIAGMDDAALLENFRERAGSVFHASCTCRMGHTAADSVLDARLRVHGMAGLRVIDASSFPNVTSGNTNAPTMMLAARGAEMVLEDNENRPLAAE
- a CDS encoding thiamine pyrophosphate-binding protein — its product is MKNTMNGAEAMVRALEAHGVTHIFGLCGDTTLPFYDAMNRLEHGITHVLTRDERSAAYMADGFSRVTGRVGVCEGPSGGGATYILPGLIEANESSYAVLAITTDISVGSYGKYPLTEVNQEVLMGPLTKFNTVIKRADHIPRMVRQAFRAMTTGRSGSAHLGLPYDIQYDDVPAGDIWGDPKHQSYPSYRAAPEPGAAEAAVEAILTAKSPLIVCGGGVVISGAMEELGRLASRLDIAVGTSISGKGSLADTHPQSLGVVGSNGGTDETWEMMEGADLVIFMGCRAGSTTTSRWEAPKPGQRIVHFDNDPMVIGANYPTEVGVVADLKLSLQAVNAYLEGREGDLPAFGAAAKIADIKRRKFAKFEELVHSQTDQVLPEQIIHTLNQNLPEDAIVVSDPGTSCPYYNAYSQQKHPGRQYITNRAHGALGYALSASLGAWFGRPGAKVVGMMGDGSFNFTCGELETVVRCNAPITYVVFSNANFGWIKASQRDDCGKRYYNVDFNRTNHAAVAEAFGVKTWRVERPEDLDQAIKEAFAHEGPTLIDVVCQALEDSAAPVRRWMG
- a CDS encoding LysR substrate-binding domain-containing protein; the protein is MTDLPHVTWLKAFEAAARLNSFSAAAEELGLTPAAISQQIRLLEKHLNTQLFRRLPRGVALTDTGQAYAQPIRKSFIDMQQATAGLFGKKRKRVVRVRASISCAALVIAPQLGRFQAAHPDILVELTTSIWANRFDEEGLDIDIRYGGDWQESEVLHLGHENAVPVCSPGYLHDLGGSPSIHDLAGSDVVQIFGSETDWGRLSELHGLNLQTPADWLKADSSLLALQTVAAGHGVTMVLESFARQYIEQGLVVVPTAFKLPKRRSHYIVINDRAGQREEVKTFCNWLLALYQSLT